From the Poseidonibacter antarcticus genome, the window AAATACTTAACGTATTTCTCAAAATAAAAAGAAACTTCTTCACTAATCATTTCTTCGTCTTCAACATAAAGAACAGTAATGTTACTTAATAATGTTTTATTTATTTTTTTCAAAGCTACTTCTTTATGAATTATTTATTTTTTCTTCAAAGTATACAATTATCAAACTTTATAATAGAATAATTAGTTATATTCTTTAAATAAAGGGAGCATTACAGTGAACTCTGCACCATATTTTGTATTATTTACATATAAAATTCCATTCATATTCTTTTCTATAATTATCTTAGACATATATAATCCAATCCCCGTTCCTTTACCTTCTTCTTTAGTTGTAAAATATGGATCAAAAATTTTATTCATAATAGATACAGGTATTCCGCCTCCATTATCTCTTATAATAATATATCCATGAGTTTTAGATTTTTTAGTTTCTAATGAAACTTTTCCATCACTTATACCTTTTTCAACAATTGCATCTTTCGAATTTGATAAGATATTTAAAATTACTTGCGAGAATTCATTTGGGTATCCAAAAACTCTGATATCATTTCCAAAAGTATATTCTATAATTATATTTTTATGTACAAAAGTTGAACCAATTAATTTTAAGGAATTTTGTATTGAAACATCTAAACTGAATTCTGTAATCTCTTTATTAGCTTTAAAGAAATTTCTAAAATCATCAATTGTTTTAGACATAGATGAAGTTAATAAATTTGCTTTAGAAACAGACTTCTGCATAAATTTATCATCTAACTCTTCCATCATATAACTCAATTGTATATTTTGGATTACTAAGCCTAAAGCATTTAATGGCTGTCTCCATTGATGTGCTATATTTCCAATCATTTCTCCCATAGAGGCAAGTTTTGATTGTTGAATAAGAAGTTGTTCTTGTTTTTGTCTTTTTTGAATTTCATCTTGAACAATACTTTCAAGATTATTGTTCAGTTCTTCTAGTTGTTTAGATTTACTTTCTAATTCATCAGTTCTTTTTTTTACTCTATTTTCTAATTCATTATGAGAGTTTTTCAATTCTACTTGAGATTTTTCTAAACTATCAATCATTTTATTAAAGGTAATTGATAATTTTCCGATTTCATCATTTGTTTCAACACTAACTCTTTTTGATAAATCACCATTGTAAATTTTTTCTGAGACCTCTTCTAATTTTACAATTGGTTTTGAAACCATTTTAGCAATAATAAAAGAAACTATTAACATAGTAATTAAAACAATAATCGATAAAATAAGAAATTGTTTATACATACTATTAATTTTCTCATTATATTCATCTAATGATAATTCAAAATCTATCCAACCCCAGTGAATTGAAGAAAGATAAATCGGATATGAATATTTAAAAACATTTTCATTTACTGAATTTGAATATTCAATTTTATACTCTTCTTTTTTTATAATATTTTCATCTTTAAGCTTGTTTTTTATAACATTTTCTTTTAATTCCCATTTTTTCTCTTGAATTATTAAATCATTACCATTTCTTCGTGAAAGAGTTAGTTGTTTAATATCCTTATTTACTTGAACAAAATCATAAATAAATTCAAGTATTTTTACTTCATCATTGACAATCATAAAATCCGTATTAACAAAAACTATAGAATCAGCCATACTTTTTGCTTTTGATTCAATGGTATCAAGAATTGATTTTTGTTGTAATCGTGTAGCTTCATAAGAAAATATACTTAAAACAAAAAAAATTGCCATCAAAATCAATATAAAAACTTTTAAAAATAAAGTATTTTTAATATTCATTTATATTTCTTTTGTAACATAAAATATTCATTATAATATTTATCTAAATTTTTTAAATAGTCATCATTGACTCTAAATAAAGAATTGAATTTTAATAAAGCAATAATATGTTGACTTCCTTTTATTTCATTTAAGTCTTTACTTAATTTAAAAAATGATTCGATAGATAATTTATTTATATCTTTGCGGAACAAACCAATAAAAGGAATATGAATTTTTTCTGATTTTTGAACAATTTCTAATTTTTTACTAATTGTAGGATTTAATTCTGAAATAATATCCCAAGTTTTTTTTCTTACAATTGCAAAATCTGATTTATTAAAAAATACATTTAATATAGCAGTTGATTCTTTTTTTTTCTCTAATATTCTTTTTGTTATTTTTTTTGATGATTTTTTATTACTAATAAGAGAATTTTTATCTAACCAAACTGAAGCACCAATATTACCTTTTTTCAAAGATATTGTTTTCCCTTTTATATCTTTGAAATTTTTAGCATTTAAAGATTTTTTTGCAATTAAATAATATTGTGAATATTTATCATCAAGCATATTTAATGCCCAGAAATTATCGCATGTTTCTAGAATATCTTTTTTATTTTTGAAAAAAAATGGTAAATCTAGGACTACCATATCTAGTTCATTATTCTTTAATGCATTATATAAAGAATCTGAATTATCATAAAATTCAATATTTAATTTACCTTCATATCTTACAGCTACATCTTCAAGCCAAACTTTTAATGCAACTCTTGCATCTTTAAATGATGATAATAATGTACCTTCTGAAAGAAATCCAAATCGTGATTCAAACTTATTTTCTGCTTGTAATGATAAGGATATAGTAAATATAAGTAATAATTTAATTAAATTATTCATAGCTTACCTATTGTTTTATTTCTATTAAGTATAGCAAAAATAATATAATTAAAAGAGGTAAAAAAGTTTTTACCTCTTTAATAATTTATTTAGTCGATTTTTGGTTTATCGTCTTCTTCTTTTACATCTTCTGCATCTTTATCTAATGCATCACTATGTAAATCTTCTTCTTCAAAAATAGTTCCACCATTTTCTTTAATGATTTCACGAACTCTCTGTCCTGAGATAACTTCAATATCTAACAATTCAGCTGTCATTTGTTCAATTGCATTATTGTTGTCTTTTAAAGATTGAAGAACAATTGCATATCTTTCATTTAAAATAGTTTTAACATGCTCATCTAAATTTTTAGCCATATCATCAGAGAAATCTTTTTGTGTTTGTCCACCTAAGAATTGATTTTGTCTTTTTTCTAAAACCATAAGTCCAGCAACATCACTCATACCATAAATAGTAGCCATAGATTTAATAATATCAGTAGCTCTTTCAAGGTCATTTCCAGCACCTGTAGAAATTTCATGAATAAACACTTCTTCAGCTGCACGTCCACCTAATAATGTATCAACTTCAGCTATTAACTCATGTTTTTGCATTAAGTATTTATTTTCTTCAGGAGTATTAAGTGTATATCCTAAAGCTGCCATACCTCTTGGAACAATAGATACTTTATTTACTTTTTTAGCACCTTTAGTAATTTCTGCAATAAGTGCATGTCCTGATTCATGATAAGCTACAATTCTTCGCTCTTTTGGAGAAATTCTTCTTGATTTTTTCTCTAAACCAGCTATTTGTCGCTCAACTGCTTCTTTGAAATCTTCATAATTAACTTCTTCTTTATTAGCACGTCCTGCTAATAATGCAGCTTCATTAACAATATTTGCTAAATCTGCACCAGCAAGTCCAGCTGTCATACGTGCTACTTCAACTAAATCTACATCTTTTCCAACTTTTACATTTTTAATATGTACATTTAATATTTCTTTTCTACCTTCAAAATCAGGTTTATCAACTAGCACTTGTCTATCAAATCTTCCTGGTCTTAAAAGTGCAGGATCTAGTACTTCTGGTCTATTTGTTGCAGCTAATACAATAACAGGAGCTTCTTCTGTAGCAAAACCATCCATTTCAGCTAGTAATTGATTTAGAGTTTGTTCTCTTTCATCATTACCACCCATTGGTCCACCACTAGCTCTACTTTTACCAATTGCATCAATTTCATCAATAAAGATAATTGCAGGTGCAACTTTTTTAGCTTGTTCAAATAAATCTCTTACTCTTGATGCTCCAACTCCTACAAACATTTCAATGAATGCAGAACCAGATACAGATAAAAACTCAACATCTGCTTCACCAGCAACTGCTTTTGCAAGTAATGTTTTACCAGTTCCTGGAGGTCCTACTAAAAGAACACCTTTAGGAATTTGAGCTCCTAATTTAACATATCTATCAGGATTTCTTAAAAATTCAACTACTTCTTGAACTTCTTCTTTTGCTTCTTTATTTCCAGCCATATCATCAAAAGTAACATTTGGTTTTTCAGAATTAATCATCTTTTTAGATGATCCAATTCCTAGAAGACCTCCGCCTCCTCCACCCATAGATTTTGACATTCTTTTTGCAATAAACATCCAAATAGCAAAGAATATAAAAATAGGTAAAACCCATCCAAATAAAATATCTGCTAAGACATTTTCTTCATTGATACCACCATAATTAATTCCACTTTTTTCTAAAGTAGGAACTAATGTTTCATCTGGAATAACTCTTCTTGCAGTATACGTTGTAACTTGACCAGAACCTGATTTTGAAACTGCTTTAATTTGAGTATTACCAATTCCCACATACTCAATTTTTCCAGAAGTAATTAATTTCTTTAAATCTGAATATGGAATATTTTGATTTTTTGCTTGAGAATTAAATGGTGTTACACCATTATTCGTACTACTTCCCATTTGATCTTCAGGGAATAATGCTTTAAAAGCAAAAATAGTAACTATTGAAAAAATTACAAATACTAATAATGGATTATTGTTAAAAAAATTGTTGTTATTATTATCATTGTTTTGTTTATCGTTCATAAACTAGAACTCCTTATTATTTTTAAATACAACTGTAACCCATTCATTTTTATGAATAAGTTCTAATTGTTCTAAATCTTTAAATTTATTTAATACTCTATCAATATGCTTATCTAAAATACCTGAAATGATTAGTATTCCATTATCATTTAAGCAATTTTTTAAATCTTTTGAAATCATTGCCAATACATCTGCAACAATATTTGCTATTACTACATCATATTTTTTAACTGCTTTATTAGCTGAACCAATCCAAGAATTTTCAAAATCTACTGCATTTAATTTAAAATTACTAGCAGTATCTTTAATACAAACATCATCAGTATCACAAATATCAACATTACAGTTTTTCTTTGCTGCTGCTATTGCTAAAATTCCACTTCCTGTACCTACATCTAAAACATTTGATTTTTCAGCCACATATTTATCAATAGCTTCAATACAAGATGAAGTTGTTTCATGATGACCTGAGCCAAAAGAGAGTGCTGGATCAATTATAATATCAATTTTTCCATCTCTTTTTTCTTCCCATGATGGGCGAATATAGAAATTACCAATTTCAACTGATTTTACAGATTGTTGGTATTGTTTTATCCAGTCTATGTTTTCTTTTTTTTCATGTGAAGTTTTACATTCAATGTTTAAAGCTTCTGCAAACTGTTTAATACCCTCTTGTACATCACTTAAATCTTCTTCACTTCTTGCAATTAAAGAGCCATCAAGCTCTTCAATTGCGTTATTTGTTAAAGACGTAAGCAAGTCTAAAAAAAGTTCGTAATTTTTATTTGGTTTAATTATTAATTCAAAATAGTATTCAGACAAATATTTCCTTTTTTTTTAACTATATAAAATTTAATTATTTTATCTAAATTACATTATATATAATATTAAGAAGGATCAAAAAAGCTTTCTATCATATCTCTCATTACTTTTGCATCAGAAATTTTATTTATAATATCTCTGAATTCATGAGCTCCCGTATAACCTTTTGAGTAAGAATGTAATAGTTTTCTAAACATTATAGCACCGTGATCACCATGAAATTTTAATGTTGCATCAAAATGCTCTAAAACTATCTGTTTTTTTAAACTTTCAGATATATCTTTATCTTCAATTTGCTGTTTTAGTTGATGAAATATCCAAGGTCGACCAATAGCCCCACGACCAATCATAACACCATCAGCTTTTGTATATTCCAATACTTCTTTAGCTTTTGCATAATCTTTAATATCACCATTTGCAAAAACTGGAATAGAAATAGCTTCTTTCATAGCTTTGATTGCATCATAATCTACAGGAGCTTTATATTTACCTGCTCTTGTTCGTCCATGAACAGAAACAAAATCAACACCACAGGCTTCAACAGCTTTGCCAATTTCTACTGGTATTTTTTCATTTACACCTAGTCTTACTTTTGCACTTGTATATTGTTTTGTAGAATATTTTTTAACAGTTGATAGAATCATTTCAAGTTTTTTTAAATCACCTAAAAGATTTGAACCAGATCCATGAGAAAAAACTTTAGGAGCAGGACATCCACAGTTTAAATCTATTCCGTCTATTCCCTCTATATCATTTAAAAGTAAAACTGCATCTCTAACTAATTCAGGAGTATTTCCTGCAATTTGAACAATATAAGGATCCTCACTAGGAGATTTTTCAATCATTTTAAGAGTTTTTTCAGATTTGTAAACTAAAGCATTAGAAGAAATCATTTCAGAAATTGTAATATCTGCACCAAATTTTTTTACTACAGATCTAAACGGTAAGTCAGTATAACCAGCAAGTGGTGCCAACACCATTAAGGGTTGGCTAAAATCAATTTTCTTTCTCATTTATTTATAAGAAATAGATTCTAAATCGTAATGTTTACCAGCATCTTTTAAATCTAAAAGTGCTTTAAACGATGAATATTCACCCTCAGGTGTAGTATCAACAATTTCTCTAACTTTGTCAATCATTTCATATTCAAATAATACATGTAAATATGCAGGAGTTGATGCATCTATTTCTGTACTTAATTTTTCAAATAGTTCAATAATTTGATCAGGTTGTAAAATAGCTTCATAATTTTTTGCAAGTGCTATATAATCTTCAGTTGTATAATCTAAATCTTTTACTATCTTAGAAATTTCTTCTGATGTAAATCCAAAGTCATTATTAGCAGCATCTTTTTCAAATAATCTTTTTGCTAAGTCTTTATCTAGTTTAATATTTTTATATAATTTTTTTATAGTTGTCATTGACTTTTCATTTAATACATTAATAAAAGCTTGTCTAACTATATTAGGAGCATAATTTTCAACTTTTTTAAGAACTTCAACTGAAAAATCAATTTGATCATTAACTTTATTAAGTAAATTCTGATTTGCTAATTCTGACATTTCACTTATTTTTAATGATTTATCAACTACATGTTTCCCTGCTTTTATATCTTGGATAGCTGCGATTAAGTTGTTTAATTCAGCATCTGAAGAAGAAAATGTAGAATCATTTACTGTTAATTTCAATTGAGAAATTATAGATGACAATTCTTTGAAAGCTTTAGTTTTAAATCTTTTTGGAGGATTTTTTTCTAATAAATTTGATTTAATTAGAGTTATCATTGTCTCTTTATCTTTATTTATTGCTCTTTGTCTAAATATATTAATTAAACCATAAAATAGAATATGCCCTATTGTTGCAATAAATAAAATTACTAATGGAAGTATAATCCAAACTGCTACTGGTAAAAGTACTGAGATATCAAGAATTGTAACTTTATAATCTCCTAACTCTAAACTAAATGCATATCCATAAATTATACCAATGAATAATACTGAAAAAACAATATATTTTTTAAAACCCATAATTAAATCCTTTTTACTATTTTTCTACTTCGTAAATCTCTCTACACGGTGTACAAAACTTTGCGAATGGCTTAGCTCTTAATCTACCAATTGCAATTGATTCATCACACATTTCACAAACACCATAAGTTCCTTCTTGAACTCTTTTTAATGCTTCTTCAATCTCAGCTAATTCTTTAACTTGTTGGCTTGCAATAATACCTTCTTTAAAACTATCACTCGATATTTCAGCATAATCATATTCATCTCTACATTCAGAAGATTTAAAAGAATCCATACTATCCTTACTTCCTTGTAAATGTTTTATAATTAATTCTTTTTTATCTAATAAGATTTGTTTTAATTCTTCAACTTGTTTCCCGTTAGCCACATTATACCTTTATAATTAAAATTTTGCCATTATACAAAAATATTAATAAATTACTTATGATATGGGTGGTTATTTTTAATACAAAGCCCCCTGAATATCTGTTCAGTCAAGACAATATTGGCTATTTTATGTGCCATTGTTAAATCACTTAATGATATTATACTATCACATTTCTTTAAAAATTCTCTCTTGAAGCCAAAAGCACCACCAATAAAAAAATTTATTTCATTTTTACCATCTAATATTTCAGAAAAAGCATATGAATCTATTTTTTTTCCTAAAACATCTAAAGCAACATTATAACCTTTTAATAATGGTTCATATGCATCGCTATAAGATTGTTGAGCTTCTCTTTCACCAATAGATTGCGCTTTTGCAATTGTTTTATTAAATATATAATTTACTTCTACTTTTGCATATTTTGAAGACATTTTAATAAATTCTTTAATTAAATCATCAAATTGGTCTTTTGAAGGTTTTACAATTGAATAAACATTAATTTTCATAAAAACCACTCCCTACAACATTAAATGTAATATTTTTGATTTTATCATCAATTTTAACACCACCTATTGCACAAACAGGATGTTTAGAAATTTTTGATAGATATACAATATTATCACCTAAAATATTATCAACTTCTTTTGTAGTTGTATTTCTGTAAGCACCTAAACCTATCATATCAATATCTAGTTCGTTTGCTTCTAAAATCTCAATTTCATTATGAGTTGAAAGACCCAAAAGTTTATCTTTAATTTTTCTTCTTATTAATTTTATAGCTATATTCTTATCTTTATGTATTAAAGAAAAATCTTCTTGTCCTAGATGTAAACCATCACAAAATTCAATTAATTCAATTTTATCATTTATTAATATAGGAATATCTAAGTTCTCTTTTAGAAAAATCAAATTTTTTCTTTGGATTTTTATAGAAGAAACTTTATCTCTATATTGTATTAATTTTACATTTGCACTTTTACAAAGTTCTACAAATTGTTTAAGGGAAATATTTTTTTTCTGAAGTGTTTCATAATCGCATAAAACATATAATAAATTAGAAGCTTTAAGTTCAAAACCTAAAGCTTTTTCTAAATTTGATAGCATTAATTAGCTATTTCTTCTTTTTGAAACATTGTTAATAAATCAGATAAAGTTTGTTTCATCTGTGCTCTATTTACAACCATATCAATAGAACCTTTTTCAAGTAAAAATTCTGCTCGCTGGAAACCTTCTGGTAAATCAGCTCCAATAGTTTGTTTAATAACTCTTTGACCTGCAAAACCAATTAAAGCACCAGGTTCTGCCATTATAATATCACCTAAAAAAGCAAATGATGCAGAAACACCACCCATTGTAGGATCTGTTAAAATAGAAATATAAGGTAGTTTTGCATGATCTAATTTTTTTAAGGCTGCTGAAGTTTTTGCCATTTGCATTAATGCAAAAGTAGACTCTTGCATTCTTGCACCTCCTGAAGCTGATACAATAATTAAACCTTGACGTTTTTCAATAGCTCTATTTACTGCACGTACTATTTTTTCACCTTCTACTGAACCTAATGAACCACCCATAAATGAAAAGTCAAATACAACAATCTGTACTGGTATTTCATTTATTTCACATTCTCCACTTAAAACAGAAGAAGTTCTACCTGTTTTCTTCTCTGCTAATTCAACTCTTTTTTTATAAGAAGTTTTATCAACAAATTTTAAAGGATCGTTCGGTCTTAAATTCTCATCATATTCTACAAATGTACCTTGATCAGCTAAAATTTCTATTCTTCTTTTAGCTCCAATTCTCATATGAAAATTACATTTAGGACATATATTATCTTGACTTTCAACCTCTTTAAAAAACATTAAAGCGTGACATTCTGGACATTTTACCCAATGAGAAGGGGCATCCTTTTTTGTTGCTTGTTCCCTTGAAGAGCTGTCAAACGATATTTTACTAAATAAGTTTTTTAAATCCATACTAAATCCTTTTTTCTAATTCTATAAATTTTTAAATTTTTCTAATTCGTCAAGTTTTTCCCAAGGGTAATCACTTTGACCAACTTGCCCCCGCGCTGCAACATCAGCATAAAGGAAAGTTTCAGCACTTGGTTTATCTAAAGCAAATTTATCTGTAATCCATCTTGGAGTTAATGAGAAAGTATCCATTACAAATGAAGATAATTCATCATCATTTATTCTTGTATATGTACCCATTGTATCAACTGAAACAGAAGTAGGACGTGCTACTCCAATTGCATATGATATTTGAACTACAGCTTTTCCTGCAAGTCCAGCTGCAACAATATGTTTAGCTAACCATCTAGCTGCATAAAGTCCAGATCTATCAACTTTTGTATAATCTTTTGAACTTTGAGCTCCTCCACCTATTGGTGAGTAACCTCCAAAAGAATCAACAATAAGTTTTCTTCCTGTTAATCCACTATCATGTAATGATGAGTGAGATACATATCTTCCTGTTGGATTAATATGAATAATTGTATTTTCTTTGTCATACATTTCTACAGGAAGTCCTGAATCATCAATTAAACCTTGAATTAATTCTCTTACTTCTTTAATATCCATTCCTTCAACAGAAGGAGCTGAAACTACAATAGTATGAATTTTTTGAGGTTTACAATTTTCAAAATTTTCTTTTGAACCATAATCAACAGTAACTTGTGTTTTAATATCAACACCTAATTTATGATTATGAGCTAATGCATATGCGTAAACTTTATCACTTAACATTCTAGCATATGAAATAGCAGCTGGCATATAATCAGCAGTTTCAGTTGATGCGAAACCAAACATAATACCTTGATCTCCAGCACCAATATCACCTGTTGTTTGATCAACACCTTGAGAAATATCAGGGCTTTGTTGGTTTAATAAAACTTGAACATTTACATCATCAGGATGTAAACATTGCTCTTTTGTAAAAGCAGACTTTCCGTCATAACCAATTTTTGCCAAAGCATCTTTAACTAATTTTTCATAATCTTCATTACTTAATTGGCAAGTTGATTTAACTTCTCCACCAATTACTACATTTTTTCCTGCAACAAAAACTTCAGATGCAACTCTGCTGTTTTTATCTTCAATAATTAATTTATCAACAATAGTATCCGCAATAATATCTGCACATTTATCAGGATGACCTGGGCTTACTACTTCTGAAGTAAATAAATACTGTTTTTTGTTTTCCATGTTTGTTTTCCTTTAAGGTTTTCCATTTTTGTTTTCCATTATTTTTAATTACAATTTTGCTGTTAAAAAAATAACAAATACAACAGCAAGTTGAATCTATTCTACTGTAACTGATTTAGCCAAGTTTCTTGGCATATCAACATCATTTCCTAATCTAACTGATATTTCCATAGAAAATAGCTGTAAAGCTATTAACATTTCAAAAAATTCTAACATATAATGATCAGTTTTTCTAGTTTTTATAAAATCATCACTTAAATCAAATTCAAGTGGTGATATAGAACAAATTGTACTATCTCTAGCACTTAGTTCTTCAACATTGGATTTTATCTTATCATAAAGTAAATTTTCAGGCATAAGTGCAATAGTGAACAACTCAGGATCAGCTAATGCAATTGGACCGTGTTTCATTTCACCAGCAGGATAACCCTCTGCGTGTAAATATGAAATTTCTTTAAGCTTTAAAGCTCCTTCTAATGCTAAGGGATAGAAAACATCCCTACCTATAAAGAAGAAACCATGACCATGAAGGTACCTTTTAGAAAGTCTTTTTGTTTTTTCATGAATTTTATCATCAATAACTAAAGACTTTGGAACTTCTCTTAATGATTGAAGTTCACTTTGTAATTTATCACTTTGTATTACATTTTTTGCTTTTGCAAAATAAAGTGCTAACATCCATAAAACTACTGTTTGTGTAGTAAATGCCTTTGTTGATGCAACACCTTTTTCAATTCCTGCACGTGTTAAAATTGTAGCATCTGCTGTTCTTGTCATAGAAGAATTATCAACATTACAAATAACGAGTGATTTTAAACCTGCTTGTTTTGCCATTTTCAAAGCTTCTAAAGTATCAGCTGTTTCACCACTTTGGCTTATTACAATAAATAAAGTATCTTTAGTTAATAAAGGTTCTTTATATCTGAACTCACTTGCAATTTCTACATTACATTTAATTTTAGATAATCTTTCAAAAAGATATGCAGCTGTAAGTCCTGAATGATATGAAGTACCACAAGCACAAATTTTAATTTCATTTATACCTTCAATTAATGATCTATCAATTTCATCAAATGAAATTTCTTCTTCATTAAGTCGTCCAAGCATACAATCACCTACAACATTACTTTGTTCATAAATTTCTTTTTCCATAAAAAATCTAAATCCATCTTTTTGTGCATGCTGTTTTGAAGTAGGAAGAGTAGACCATGAATAATTATCATTAAAAAATTCAACGCCATTAGCACTTGCAATTCCACCAACATTATCTTCTAAATAAACAACTTTTTTTGCTAAACCAATTAGAGGAGCATCAGAAGAAGAAAATAAAACTTCATTTTCTTCCTTACCAAGTGCTACAATTAATGGAGACCCAGATTTAAAAAAGAATACTTTTGTAGGATCTACTTTTGTAATTAGAAGAATTGAAAAAGCACCTGATAATCTTTTTATTGTATCTTCAAAAGCTTTTTTTGTATTATTAATCTTATTATAATAATCTTCAAATAAATGAACAATAACTTCTGTATCCGTTTGAGATACAAAATTATGTCCTTTTTTTATTAGCTCTTCTTTTAATTCTTTATAATTCTCAATAATCCCATTATGAACAACATATGAATATTCACCTAAGTGTGGATGTGCATTTAATTCTGTTGGTTTCCCATGAGTTGCCCATCTTGTATGACCAATTCCTAAATCATAAGATTCTATTGTATTGTTAGCAGAAATCTTTTTTTCTAAATTACAAAGTTTCCCTAAGGCTTTAAATACATCTATTCTATCTTTATTTAAAACAGCAATACCAGCAGAGTCATAACCTCTGTATTCAAGCTCTTTTAAACCATTAAGTAATATTTTTGTTGTATCGTTTTTACCTATATAACCAACAATTCCACACATAAAGCAACACCTTTTTAGCAAAATTTAATCAAAGATTATATTTAAAAGTTACTAAAAAATTGCTTTGTTACTAAAATATTACTTTTAATCTAAAGATTTAAATTTCGAATCAACTCATTATGTATATGATTATTTGATGCTACAATATATTTATTTTCAAATAAAATATAATCATTTCCATCAATATTAGATACTTTTCCACCAGCTTCTTGAAGTATTATTAAACCAGCACTAACGTCCCAAGCTTTTAAATTCATTTCATAATAACCTTCATAAATTCCACGTGCAACATAACATAAATCAAGTGCTGCTGATCCTAATCTTCTAATATCTTGACATTTTGGTAAAATAATTTTCATTTTTTTCATTACATCATTTAAATCATCTTCGCATGTCCCAGATGTATAAGGGAAACCAGTTGAAAGTAATGCTTTTTGAAAAACACTTTCATCTGATACTTCTATTTTTTCACCATTACAATAAGCACCTTCTCCTACAACAGCTGTATATAATTCATCTAAAATAGGGTTATACACAATTCCAATAAATGGTTTTTTGTCTTTATATACTCCAACTGATATTGCTGTATGCGGTAATTTATTTACAAAATTTGTTGTTCCATCTATTGGGTCAACTATA encodes:
- a CDS encoding 23S rRNA (pseudouridine(1915)-N(3))-methyltransferase RlmH — encoded protein: MKINVYSIVKPSKDQFDDLIKEFIKMSSKYAKVEVNYIFNKTIAKAQSIGEREAQQSYSDAYEPLLKGYNVALDVLGKKIDSYAFSEILDGKNEINFFIGGAFGFKREFLKKCDSIISLSDLTMAHKIANIVLTEQIFRGLCIKNNHPYHK
- a CDS encoding thiamine phosphate synthase, whose protein sequence is MLSNLEKALGFELKASNLLYVLCDYETLQKKNISLKQFVELCKSANVKLIQYRDKVSSIKIQRKNLIFLKENLDIPILINDKIELIEFCDGLHLGQEDFSLIHKDKNIAIKLIRRKIKDKLLGLSTHNEIEILEANELDIDMIGLGAYRNTTTKEVDNILGDNIVYLSKISKHPVCAIGGVKIDDKIKNITFNVVGSGFYEN
- the accD gene encoding acetyl-CoA carboxylase, carboxyltransferase subunit beta; the protein is MDLKNLFSKISFDSSSREQATKKDAPSHWVKCPECHALMFFKEVESQDNICPKCNFHMRIGAKRRIEILADQGTFVEYDENLRPNDPLKFVDKTSYKKRVELAEKKTGRTSSVLSGECEINEIPVQIVVFDFSFMGGSLGSVEGEKIVRAVNRAIEKRQGLIIVSASGGARMQESTFALMQMAKTSAALKKLDHAKLPYISILTDPTMGGVSASFAFLGDIIMAEPGALIGFAGQRVIKQTIGADLPEGFQRAEFLLEKGSIDMVVNRAQMKQTLSDLLTMFQKEEIAN
- the metK gene encoding methionine adenosyltransferase, which encodes MENKKQYLFTSEVVSPGHPDKCADIIADTIVDKLIIEDKNSRVASEVFVAGKNVVIGGEVKSTCQLSNEDYEKLVKDALAKIGYDGKSAFTKEQCLHPDDVNVQVLLNQQSPDISQGVDQTTGDIGAGDQGIMFGFASTETADYMPAAISYARMLSDKVYAYALAHNHKLGVDIKTQVTVDYGSKENFENCKPQKIHTIVVSAPSVEGMDIKEVRELIQGLIDDSGLPVEMYDKENTIIHINPTGRYVSHSSLHDSGLTGRKLIVDSFGGYSPIGGGAQSSKDYTKVDRSGLYAARWLAKHIVAAGLAGKAVVQISYAIGVARPTSVSVDTMGTYTRINDDELSSFVMDTFSLTPRWITDKFALDKPSAETFLYADVAARGQVGQSDYPWEKLDELEKFKNL
- the dksA gene encoding RNA polymerase-binding protein DksA, coding for MANGKQVEELKQILLDKKELIIKHLQGSKDSMDSFKSSECRDEYDYAEISSDSFKEGIIASQQVKELAEIEEALKRVQEGTYGVCEMCDESIAIGRLRAKPFAKFCTPCREIYEVEK
- the glmS gene encoding glutamine--fructose-6-phosphate transaminase (isomerizing) is translated as MCGIVGYIGKNDTTKILLNGLKELEYRGYDSAGIAVLNKDRIDVFKALGKLCNLEKKISANNTIESYDLGIGHTRWATHGKPTELNAHPHLGEYSYVVHNGIIENYKELKEELIKKGHNFVSQTDTEVIVHLFEDYYNKINNTKKAFEDTIKRLSGAFSILLITKVDPTKVFFFKSGSPLIVALGKEENEVLFSSSDAPLIGLAKKVVYLEDNVGGIASANGVEFFNDNYSWSTLPTSKQHAQKDGFRFFMEKEIYEQSNVVGDCMLGRLNEEEISFDEIDRSLIEGINEIKICACGTSYHSGLTAAYLFERLSKIKCNVEIASEFRYKEPLLTKDTLFIVISQSGETADTLEALKMAKQAGLKSLVICNVDNSSMTRTADATILTRAGIEKGVASTKAFTTQTVVLWMLALYFAKAKNVIQSDKLQSELQSLREVPKSLVIDDKIHEKTKRLSKRYLHGHGFFFIGRDVFYPLALEGALKLKEISYLHAEGYPAGEMKHGPIALADPELFTIALMPENLLYDKIKSNVEELSARDSTICSISPLEFDLSDDFIKTRKTDHYMLEFFEMLIALQLFSMEISVRLGNDVDMPRNLAKSVTVE